One window from the genome of Candidatus Methanomethylicota archaeon encodes:
- a CDS encoding DUF1947 domain-containing protein: MSAAMLKVKKRYFLRNKDVKLLLNKIKSVYPKIYEQIMMANGDAKIEYLSINDIGVYVLNNKPILLQMSDDKLYPTINILNKIGECLPKIIVDQGAIPHIINGADVMAPGITEVIGDFKENSIVQIVEKTHNIVIAIGESIFSSEIIRNMKRGKVVKNVHHVNDKIWETLKQYFPNEYSK; this comes from the coding sequence ATGAGTGCAGCTATGCTAAAAGTTAAAAAAAGATATTTCCTAAGAAACAAGGATGTTAAACTTTTATTAAATAAAATAAAATCTGTGTATCCAAAAATATATGAGCAAATAATGATGGCAAATGGTGATGCGAAAATTGAGTATCTTTCCATAAACGATATTGGCGTGTACGTACTTAACAATAAACCAATATTACTACAAATGAGTGATGATAAGCTTTACCCTACAATAAACATACTCAATAAAATAGGGGAATGTCTACCAAAAATCATCGTGGATCAAGGAGCAATACCACATATAATCAATGGTGCTGACGTAATGGCCCCTGGAATCACTGAGGTCATAGGCGATTTTAAAGAAAATTCCATAGTTCAAATAGTAGAAAAAACTCATAATATAGTCATTGCCATTGGGGAGTCTATATTTTCCTCTGAAATTATACGCAATATGAAGCGTGGAAAAGTTGTGAAAAACGTACATCATGTAAATGACAAAATATGGGAAACATTAAAACAATATTTTCCAAATGAATACAGTAAGTGA
- a CDS encoding RNA-binding protein yields the protein MSETATSEVLTKSLGGMVYVKLKGEKVIRGLLRSFDQHLNLVLENAEEVEGNNTKTLGTLIIRGDNIILISPVSL from the coding sequence ATGTCCGAGACTGCGACAAGTGAAGTTTTGACCAAATCCTTGGGTGGAATGGTATACGTAAAGTTGAAAGGGGAAAAAGTGATTAGAGGATTACTTAGAAGCTTTGATCAACATTTAAATCTAGTTCTAGAAAATGCGGAAGAAGTTGAAGGGAATAATACGAAGACTCTTGGAACTTTGATAATTAGGGGGGATAATATAATTTTGATATCTCCAGTATCATTATAG
- a CDS encoding 50S ribosomal protein L37e: MVKGTTSFGRANSKKTHIVCRRCGHHSYNIKKKRCAHCGFGRSSKMRKYSWNSK; the protein is encoded by the coding sequence ATGGTTAAGGGAACTACATCATTTGGTAGAGCAAATAGTAAAAAGACGCATATTGTGTGCAGAAGATGCGGACATCATTCATATAACATTAAGAAAAAGCGTTGTGCACATTGTGGTTTTGGCCGTTCAAGTAAAATGAGAAAGTATTCATGGAATTCAAAATAA